Proteins encoded in a region of the Podarcis muralis chromosome 2, rPodMur119.hap1.1, whole genome shotgun sequence genome:
- the LOC114593013 gene encoding aquaporin-2-like, whose protein sequence is MMWELRSVAFTRAVLAEFLATLLFIFFGLGAALNWPVSPPNVLQISLAFGLAIATLVQAVGHVSGAHINPAVTVACLVGSQVSFLRAIFYVMAQILGAVTGAALLHQITPPHIRGSLSINRVHNNTTSGQAVTMELFLTFQLVLCIFASTDDRRSDNLGSPALSIGFSVVLGHLLGIYYTGCSMNPARSFGPAVIVGEFDNHWVFWLGPMAGAVVASLLYHYALFPHAKTLSERLAIFKGYEPEEDWEERDVRRRQSMELHSPQTLPRSVMEKV, encoded by the exons ATGATGTGGGAACTCCGCTCCGTGGCCTTCACTCGAGCTGTCCTCGCTGAATTTCTAGCTACGCTGCTCTTCATCTTCTTTGGGCTGGGGGCAGCACTCAACTGGCCTGTGTCCCCACCCAATGTTCTCCAGATCTCACTGGCTTTTGGCTTGGCTATAGCGACCTTGGTCCAGGCTGTGGGTCATGTCAGCGGGGCCCATATTAACCCTGCTGTGACTGTTGCATGCCTCGTAGGCTCCCAGGTCTCCTTCCTGAGGGCCATCTTCTACGTGATGGCGCAGATCCTGGGAGCTGTGACAGGGGCAGCCCTCCTGCATCAAATCACACCACCTCACATCCGAGGAAGCTTGTCCATCAACAGG GTACACAATAATACAACATCAGGTCAGGCGGTCACCATGGAACTGTTCCTCACCTTCCAGTTGGTCCTGTGCATTTTTGCCTCAACTGATGACCGCAGGAGCGATAACCTGGGATCCCCAGCCTTGTCCATTGGTTTCTCTGTTGTCCTGGGTCACCTGCTTGGG atctACTACACTGGCTGCTCCATGAACCCTGCTAGATCTTTCGGTCCTGCTGTGATTGTGGGTGAATTTGACAACCACTGG gTCTTCTGGCTGGGTCCAATGGCTGGAGCAGTGGTGGCTTCCTTGCTCTACCACTATGCTCTCTTCCCCCATGCAAAGACCCTCTCGGAGCGGCTAGCAATCTTCAAAGGCTACGAGCcggaagaagactgggaggagcgTGATGTTCGCAGGAGGCAATCGATGGAGCTCCACTCCCCACAGACCCTGCCTCGAAGTGTGATGGAGAAAGTCTAG